One part of the Truepera radiovictrix DSM 17093 genome encodes these proteins:
- the cmr5 gene encoding type III-B CRISPR module-associated protein Cmr5, with amino-acid sequence MAKLQTRAQADLKRAAEAISSLQRQSDGVKKNYLSRVKQFPALVMTVGLAQALAFSAEKAGKDSDLGKAHQKVLEHTAAILGVSDALAAAQNADAAQYMHMTRRVLAAWVYYRRLAVSLLDPEGKLAAEGEDEA; translated from the coding sequence GTGGCTAAGCTGCAGACGCGCGCTCAGGCGGACTTGAAACGGGCTGCCGAGGCTATCAGTTCACTGCAGCGCCAAAGTGACGGCGTGAAGAAGAACTACTTAAGCCGCGTCAAGCAGTTTCCGGCGCTGGTGATGACCGTGGGGCTGGCGCAGGCGCTGGCCTTTAGCGCTGAAAAAGCTGGGAAGGACAGCGACTTGGGTAAGGCGCACCAGAAGGTGCTCGAGCACACCGCCGCCATCCTTGGCGTATCCGACGCGCTTGCTGCCGCGCAAAATGCCGACGCCGCCCAGTACATGCACATGACCCGCCGCGTGCTCGCCGCCTGGGTCTACTACCGCCGCTTGGCCGTGAGCCTGCTTGACCCAGAGGGCAAGTTGGCTGCCGAAGGGGAGGATGAGGCGTGA
- the cas1c gene encoding type I-C CRISPR-associated endonuclease Cas1c encodes MTELLNTLYVQTQGSYLRLEHDTLKLDIEGKTAAQIPLHHLGGLVVFGNVLLSPFLLHRCAEDGRSVVWLSQNGRFKARLSAPTSGNVLLRRAQHATLDCPERTLQLARRMVAGKLQNARTVLLRAAREASSPESEGTLRGAAALHAQAILGLPRLRYLDEVRGAEGDAAGAYFAAFNAMIRTQKADFTFTGRSRRPPRDRVNALLSFLYGMLRNECASALEGVGLDPQVGFLHALRPGRPTLALDLMEELRAPLADRFALTLINLGQIKPQDFTSRPGGAVELNETGRKTVITAYQKRKQETLTHPLLKKPVPVGLIPHVQARLLARHLRGDLLEYPPFFYR; translated from the coding sequence GTGACGGAGCTGCTCAACACCCTCTACGTCCAGACGCAGGGGAGCTACTTGAGGCTCGAGCACGACACCCTCAAGCTCGACATCGAGGGTAAAACGGCCGCGCAGATCCCTTTGCACCACCTGGGCGGCTTGGTGGTGTTCGGCAACGTGCTCCTCAGCCCCTTCCTCCTCCACCGCTGCGCCGAGGACGGGCGGAGCGTGGTGTGGCTCTCGCAAAACGGGCGCTTCAAAGCGCGGCTTTCGGCCCCCACGAGCGGCAACGTGCTGCTGCGCCGCGCGCAGCACGCCACCCTCGACTGCCCTGAGAGGACGCTTCAGCTCGCGCGCCGCATGGTTGCGGGCAAGCTGCAAAACGCCCGCACGGTGCTCCTGCGCGCGGCGCGGGAGGCGAGCAGCCCCGAGAGCGAAGGCACCTTGCGCGGCGCCGCCGCTCTGCACGCACAAGCCATCCTGGGTCTGCCGCGGCTGCGCTACCTAGACGAAGTGCGCGGTGCGGAGGGCGACGCAGCAGGGGCCTACTTCGCAGCGTTTAATGCGATGATCCGCACCCAAAAGGCGGACTTCACCTTTACCGGACGCTCCCGCCGCCCACCGCGCGACCGCGTGAACGCGCTTTTGTCCTTTCTTTACGGGATGCTCCGCAACGAGTGCGCGTCGGCGCTAGAGGGCGTCGGGCTTGACCCGCAGGTGGGCTTTTTGCACGCCCTGCGCCCCGGCCGCCCCACTCTGGCTCTCGACCTGATGGAGGAGCTGCGCGCGCCCTTGGCCGACCGCTTCGCCCTGACGCTCATCAACTTGGGCCAGATTAAACCCCAGGACTTCACGTCGCGGCCTGGCGGCGCAGTAGAGCTCAACGAAACCGGTCGCAAAACCGTCATCACGGCCTATCAGAAGCGCAAGCAAGAAACCCTTACCCATCCCCTTCTCAAAAAGCCGGTTCCAGTCGGCCTCATCCCGCACGTGCAAGCGCGGCTCTTGGCGCGGCATCTGCGCGGCGACTTGCTCGAGTACCCACCCTTTTTCTACCGCTAG
- the cas2 gene encoding CRISPR-associated endonuclease Cas2 encodes MNVLVTYDVNTETQAGRRRLHKVAKTCKNFGQRVQYSVFECRVNAAQYEDLVAKLKRIINPKSDSLRVYKLRGEREEFLETFGLDRHVDFDEPLVL; translated from the coding sequence GTGAACGTGCTCGTCACCTACGACGTCAACACCGAAACCCAAGCGGGGCGCCGCCGACTTCACAAGGTCGCAAAGACCTGCAAGAACTTCGGCCAGCGCGTGCAGTACTCCGTCTTCGAGTGCCGCGTGAACGCCGCTCAGTACGAAGACTTAGTCGCTAAGCTCAAAAGGATCATCAACCCCAAGAGTGACAGCTTGCGCGTTTACAAGCTGCGCGGGGAGCGGGAGGAGTTCCTCGAGACCTTCGGCCTCGACCGCCATGTAGACTTTGACGAGCCTCTCGTCCTCTAG
- the cas4 gene encoding CRISPR-associated protein Cas4, which translates to MTTTKTPSPSSPDDPVPISALQHYLYCPRQCALIHVEQTFEENLYTLRGRRVHEQAHESGGEVVAGVRLERALPLYSESLGLIGKADVVEFLPDGAPYPVEYKAGARKKRNADDVQLCAQAMCLEEMLGVSIPEGSLFYDRSKRRRVVAFTEALRETVQSAVQRVRELFEEATLPAPPADERCKACSLLDACMPYEVQHLHQRGVPDPFTVEDA; encoded by the coding sequence ATGACTACGACCAAGACGCCTTCACCGAGCTCCCCTGACGACCCCGTCCCCATCTCCGCGCTGCAGCACTACCTCTACTGCCCGCGCCAGTGCGCCCTCATCCATGTCGAGCAGACCTTTGAAGAGAACCTCTACACCCTGCGCGGTCGGCGCGTCCACGAACAGGCGCATGAGAGCGGCGGTGAAGTGGTCGCGGGGGTCAGGCTCGAGCGCGCCCTCCCCCTCTATTCGGAGAGCTTGGGCCTCATCGGCAAGGCAGACGTGGTGGAGTTTTTACCAGATGGTGCGCCCTACCCCGTCGAGTACAAGGCGGGGGCGCGCAAAAAACGCAACGCCGACGACGTGCAGCTCTGCGCGCAAGCGATGTGCTTGGAGGAGATGCTGGGCGTGAGCATCCCCGAGGGCAGCCTCTTTTACGACCGCTCGAAGCGGCGGCGGGTGGTGGCCTTTACCGAGGCGCTGCGGGAGACAGTGCAAAGCGCGGTGCAGCGGGTGCGCGAACTTTTTGAAGAGGCGACGCTCCCCGCACCCCCCGCCGACGAGCGCTGCAAGGCCTGCTCGCTCTTAGACGCCTGCATGCCCTACGAGGTCCAGCACCTTCACCAACGCGGCGTCCCCGACCCCTTCACGGTGGAGGACGCGTGA
- the csx2 gene encoding TIGR02221 family CRISPR-associated protein, with protein sequence MIILSSLGTGRYREARYQSEHHAEDVTTGLFATVLHKWHPEAKIKILATKAARESENGRYLQEHHPDFELVDIPEGRNEAEAWALFETLADPAVLPEGERVIFDITHGLRSLPMLGFLALSYLRVVRNITIEKVYYGALELTPKGGEKPLTPVVDLTPLVNLLDWAQAAKRFQDTGDARLFKALLRDKEHHGLNSLADKLTQFSEAMVYNRTREASHVVNQLKGDVSKSRKAVMTHKQTPFNLVFDQIDGAIRELCTEDVSDGQSLLIAHYGQIQWYLQRKHYAQAIALAREWLVSFWLWKAHGHFDHEHNELISREVAEDWLKEKANADKLRKMSWQEALDAVSNKPKNRDIAWYPLIKLWGELADVRNDFAHFGFRSNPKSTTTLQRDISELIARIPAAVRPLGLELNPHTQGNAS encoded by the coding sequence ATGATCATCCTCTCTTCGCTCGGCACGGGCCGATACCGCGAAGCTCGCTATCAGTCCGAGCATCATGCCGAGGACGTAACCACAGGACTTTTTGCGACCGTCCTACACAAATGGCACCCGGAAGCCAAGATCAAAATTCTTGCGACCAAAGCCGCACGTGAGAGTGAGAACGGTCGCTATCTTCAGGAGCATCACCCTGACTTTGAGTTGGTGGACATTCCCGAAGGGCGGAATGAAGCTGAGGCGTGGGCGCTCTTTGAAACGCTGGCTGACCCGGCGGTGTTGCCCGAAGGCGAACGGGTCATCTTCGACATCACCCATGGCTTACGCTCGCTGCCGATGCTGGGCTTTCTGGCGCTCTCCTACTTACGCGTGGTTCGGAACATCACGATTGAGAAGGTCTACTACGGGGCGTTAGAACTCACACCGAAGGGCGGAGAGAAACCCCTTACACCCGTCGTTGACCTGACCCCGCTGGTCAATCTGCTCGACTGGGCGCAGGCGGCCAAGCGCTTCCAGGATACGGGCGACGCGCGGCTTTTCAAAGCACTGCTTCGCGACAAAGAGCACCACGGCCTTAATTCCCTAGCAGATAAGTTGACGCAGTTTTCAGAAGCGATGGTGTACAACCGGACGCGTGAAGCAAGTCATGTTGTCAATCAGCTCAAAGGGGATGTCTCGAAGTCCAGAAAAGCCGTCATGACGCATAAACAAACGCCCTTTAATCTTGTTTTTGACCAAATAGATGGCGCGATCCGTGAGCTTTGCACTGAGGATGTGTCTGACGGACAAAGCTTGCTAATCGCCCATTATGGTCAGATTCAATGGTACTTGCAGAGGAAGCACTACGCCCAAGCCATTGCGCTGGCGCGTGAATGGCTGGTGTCGTTTTGGCTTTGGAAGGCTCACGGTCATTTTGACCATGAGCACAATGAGTTGATTTCTCGGGAGGTGGCAGAGGACTGGCTTAAAGAGAAGGCCAATGCTGACAAGCTGCGGAAGATGTCCTGGCAGGAAGCGCTCGACGCGGTTTCAAACAAGCCAAAAAACCGCGATATCGCGTGGTATCCGCTCATCAAGCTGTGGGGCGAATTGGCGGATGTGCGCAACGATTTTGCCCATTTCGGCTTTCGGTCAAATCCAAAGTCAACCACGACGCTTCAACGAGATATTTCGGAACTCATCGCTCGCATCCCCGCCGCCGTCCGCCCCCTCGGCCTCGAGCTCAACCCCCACACCCAAGGGAACGCATCATGA
- the cmr6 gene encoding type III-B CRISPR module RAMP protein Cmr6: MRRLAGFPLKGASHAGHAIHRLLPQKERGGEDAQKERLKTIVALPISDAYAIAFKLWQEQLEEHAANVAEAEKALNEPVPEEQRTACVKLSATTRGPLAIGLGNPSPYEVGLTLHHTYGVPYLPGTALKGLARRAALKQGMSEADAAFRVLFGDTKSAGYVTFWDGWLDAGCEKPLQLDTITVHHPEYYQGGKAWPTDFDDPNPVAFLSVRVGVRFQLRLTGPGEWVTLAAQLLEWGLTHLGLGGKTNAGYGDFEVRREKSEAELAAEKRREEEARVLRAHQDRFETYQGRINRLRMNNPMGEVSNIVNETQNLPEPLRRQLLEALLEKLESDSRTRNSGKLLKKVRDALEALS; encoded by the coding sequence GTGAGGCGGCTTGCTGGCTTTCCCCTCAAAGGGGCGTCGCACGCCGGGCACGCCATTCACCGCCTGTTGCCCCAAAAGGAGAGAGGGGGCGAAGACGCGCAGAAGGAGCGGCTAAAGACCATCGTCGCTCTGCCGATTTCCGACGCTTACGCCATCGCCTTCAAGCTTTGGCAAGAGCAGCTAGAAGAGCATGCTGCGAACGTTGCAGAGGCCGAAAAAGCCCTAAATGAACCGGTACCTGAGGAGCAGCGCACCGCCTGCGTCAAGCTGAGCGCCACCACCCGCGGCCCGCTCGCCATTGGTCTGGGCAACCCCAGCCCGTATGAAGTGGGCCTCACGCTCCACCACACCTACGGTGTCCCTTATCTGCCGGGCACAGCGCTCAAAGGGCTGGCGCGGCGGGCAGCGCTAAAGCAGGGTATGAGCGAAGCAGATGCGGCGTTTCGGGTGCTCTTTGGCGATACCAAGAGCGCGGGCTACGTGACCTTTTGGGATGGGTGGTTGGACGCGGGCTGCGAGAAGCCGCTGCAACTTGACACCATCACCGTGCACCACCCTGAGTACTATCAAGGCGGCAAGGCGTGGCCGACCGACTTTGACGACCCCAACCCGGTTGCGTTCTTGAGCGTGCGCGTGGGTGTGCGCTTTCAGCTGCGGCTGACTGGGCCAGGCGAATGGGTGACGCTCGCTGCGCAGCTCCTCGAGTGGGGGCTAACGCACCTGGGCTTAGGCGGTAAGACGAACGCGGGGTATGGGGACTTTGAGGTCAGGCGCGAGAAGTCCGAGGCTGAGCTTGCCGCCGAAAAGCGCCGCGAGGAGGAGGCGCGCGTGCTGCGGGCGCATCAGGACCGGTTTGAGACCTATCAGGGGCGCATCAACCGCTTGAGGATGAATAACCCCATGGGCGAGGTCAGCAACATCGTCAATGAGACGCAGAACCTGCCCGAACCCTTGCGGCGTCAGCTGTTAGAGGCGCTGCTTGAAAAGCTCGAGTCCGATAGCCGTACCCGCAACAGCGGCAAACTCCTCAAGAAGGTTCGAGACGCGCTCGAGGCTCTCTCATGA
- a CDS encoding putative CRISPR-associated protein, protein MSQRIISTVGTSLLTNARRLGFNPDDPPALHALLRQRPQEACAESNALSRLAQAGDELVFLHSDTEEGERCSRVLADFFTERGYRARGERVAGLSYNEKGFVQRGLRRFVRLLAEELREAQRRGLTPSINATGGFKAEIAYATAVGLVFQTPVSYIHEKFGDIVTLPATPIAWDYALFSWYRDFFEWVDAEPRATREVQRRLRAMPDAVALLLDDAEDGHTYLSPLGEAYLEAFKGQQESRRPLRLSASAEKTYRNLDLSAQDRYRQVLERLRLGEGGDWQRSAETVRNGIYKFPKGHTAERVFFSEQDGVLYVLELCGHDDERRYQHLIARIDWDDYDQDAFTELP, encoded by the coding sequence ATGAGCCAACGCATCATCTCCACCGTCGGCACCAGTCTGCTCACCAACGCCCGCCGTCTGGGTTTCAACCCGGACGACCCGCCGGCGCTGCATGCGCTGCTGCGGCAGCGCCCTCAAGAAGCCTGCGCCGAATCCAACGCGCTCTCTCGCCTGGCCCAAGCGGGCGACGAGCTGGTCTTCTTGCATTCCGACACCGAGGAAGGAGAGCGCTGCTCGCGGGTGCTGGCCGACTTTTTCACCGAACGCGGCTACAGGGCGCGGGGCGAGCGCGTCGCGGGGCTCAGCTACAACGAAAAGGGGTTTGTCCAGCGCGGTTTGAGGCGGTTCGTACGCTTGCTGGCCGAGGAGCTTCGGGAGGCGCAGCGCCGCGGCTTGACCCCTAGCATCAACGCCACGGGCGGTTTCAAAGCCGAAATCGCCTACGCCACGGCGGTCGGGCTGGTCTTTCAGACACCGGTCAGCTATATTCACGAGAAGTTCGGCGACATCGTCACCCTGCCCGCAACCCCCATTGCGTGGGACTACGCACTCTTCTCTTGGTACCGCGACTTTTTCGAGTGGGTCGACGCGGAGCCGCGCGCGACGCGCGAGGTGCAAAGGCGCCTGCGCGCCATGCCCGACGCGGTGGCCTTGCTCCTGGACGACGCCGAGGACGGCCACACCTACCTCTCGCCGCTGGGCGAAGCGTACCTGGAGGCGTTCAAGGGGCAGCAGGAGAGCCGCCGCCCGCTTCGGTTGTCGGCGAGCGCGGAGAAGACGTACCGCAACTTAGACCTCAGCGCGCAAGACCGCTACCGTCAGGTGCTCGAGCGCCTCCGCCTCGGCGAGGGGGGGGACTGGCAACGCAGCGCCGAGACGGTGCGGAATGGCATCTACAAGTTTCCGAAAGGCCACACGGCCGAGCGGGTATTTTTTAGCGAGCAGGACGGGGTGCTCTACGTGCTCGAGCTCTGCGGCCACGACGACGAGCGGCGTTACCAACACCTGATTGCGAGAATTGACTGGGATGACTACGACCAAGACGCCTTCACCGAGCTCCCCTGA